A portion of the Rhodococcus pseudokoreensis genome contains these proteins:
- a CDS encoding alpha/beta hydrolase: MQHRESSFAGVGGIPIVYDVWLPERRPRGVLVLCHGFGEHARRYDHVIERLGELDLAIYAPDHRGHGRSGGKRVHLKDWREFTDDLHQLFGIASTDWPGTDRFLLGHSMGGSIALTYALDHQQDLKALMLSGPAVDVTSGTPRVVVEIGKLVGRFLPGVPVESLDAKLVSRDPAVVAAYEEDPLVHHGKVPAGIARGMILAAEHLPERLPSLKVPLLLQHGRDDGLANVHGTELIAEYAGSEDLTVEIYENLFHEVFNEPENEEVLDDLVEWLRPRVQA, encoded by the coding sequence ATGCAGCATCGAGAATCGTCCTTCGCCGGCGTCGGCGGAATTCCCATCGTCTACGACGTATGGCTTCCCGAGCGGCGCCCGCGCGGCGTGCTGGTGCTGTGCCACGGCTTCGGCGAGCACGCCCGGCGCTACGACCACGTGATCGAGCGACTCGGCGAACTCGACCTCGCGATTTACGCGCCCGACCACCGCGGACACGGGCGGTCGGGCGGCAAACGGGTTCACCTGAAGGACTGGCGCGAATTCACCGACGATCTGCACCAGTTGTTCGGCATCGCGTCGACGGACTGGCCGGGCACCGACCGGTTCCTCCTCGGGCACAGCATGGGCGGTTCCATCGCACTGACGTACGCCCTCGACCACCAGCAGGATCTGAAGGCACTCATGCTGTCCGGGCCCGCGGTCGACGTGACGAGCGGGACACCGCGCGTGGTGGTCGAGATCGGCAAGCTGGTGGGCCGATTCCTCCCCGGAGTGCCCGTCGAGTCGCTCGACGCGAAGCTGGTGTCCCGGGATCCGGCCGTCGTGGCAGCCTACGAGGAGGATCCCCTCGTCCACCACGGGAAGGTGCCCGCGGGGATTGCGCGCGGAATGATTCTGGCTGCCGAACATTTGCCGGAGCGCCTCCCGTCGTTGAAGGTTCCCCTGCTGCTGCAGCACGGGCGGGACGACGGGCTCGCGAACGTGCACGGCACGGAACTCATCGCGGAGTACGCCGGGTCGGAGGATCTCACGGTGGAGATCTACGAAAACCTGTTCCACGAGGTGTTCAACGAACCGGAGAACGAGGAGGTACTCGACGACCTCGTCGAGTGGCTGCGGCCACGCGTTCAGGCCTGA